One Festucalex cinctus isolate MCC-2025b chromosome 1, RoL_Fcin_1.0, whole genome shotgun sequence genomic region harbors:
- the LOC144024383 gene encoding ceramide synthase-like, with protein MTGGHPKPGSPDPKHTRTYEDMLTLMFAGLLFFPGLFLLSSRSLRILTGWSQTDAIVVAARGMSSVQAVMAAAAGCVIASACRHNVVDDRHWLTDAYITFAAPYFVYDVYAMFLCDWHRRGVKGHERDGGARALSAAIMGFLRRESLMVLHHVFMVVFCLPASLVWRRGKGDYFQGVLFLAELSTPFVCFAKVLIQLKRADTLAYKVNGAVTLFIFFGCRVALFPYLYLAYSRYASIPVHQAVLGAPWQCTLGAGLLWPLQIYWFSLMCRRARRVLVGSDTP; from the exons ATGACAGGTGGCCATCCTAAGCCGGGCTCACCTGAtcccaaacacacacgcacatatgaAGACATGTTGACGCTCATGTTCGCCGGCCTGCTTTTCTTTCCGGGACTTTTCCTGCTGTCCAGTCGTTCTTTGAGGATCCTGACGGGATGGAGCCAAACCGACGCCATCGTCGTGGCAGCACG CGGCATGTCGTCCGTCCAGGCTGtcatggcggcggcggcgggatgCGTCATCGCCTCGGCGTGCCGGCACAACGTCGTGGATGACAG GCACTGGCTGACTGACGCTTATATCACATTCGCCGCACCCTACTTCGTCTACGACGTGTATGCCATGTTCCTGTGCGACTGGCACAGGCGTGGGGTCAAGGGTCACGAGCGTGACGGCGGCGCGCGTGCACTGTCGGCGGCCATCATGGGCTTCTTGCGGCGAGAGAGTTTGATGGTGTTGCACCACGTCTTCATGGTCGTCTTCTGCTTGCCCGCCTCTCTG GTGTGGAGGCGGGGCAAAGGCGACTACTTCCAGGGTGTTTTGTTTCTTGCAGAGCTAAGCAcgccgtttgtttgttttgccaaAGTGCTCATACAG TTGAAGCGCGCCGACACGCTGGCATACAAAGTGAACGGCGCGGTCACGCTCTTCATCTTCTTCGGTTGCCGTGTGGCGCTCTTCCCGTATTTGTACCTGGCTTAcagcag GTACGCGTCAATCCCCGTTCACCAGGCGGTCCTGGGCGCCCCGTGGCAGTGCACCTTGGGGGCGGGGCTTCTGTGGCCCCTGCAGATCTACTGGTTCTCGCTCATgtgccggcgcgcgcgtcgtgTTCTCGTTGGAAGTGACACACCGTGA
- the nlk1 gene encoding nemo-like kinase, type 1, which translates to MAFHGAGRQTLCGDLFSGSDLAHKYFYVNSSCGAPSATLSATPCVSGPPAAPAGTPRHPTALGGGAGGGAAVPQPYSNPASEVPSPAEMEPDRPIGYGAFGVVWSVTDPRDGRKVALKKMPNVFQNLVSCKRVFRELRMLCFFKHDNVLSALDILQPPQIDCFEEIYVITELMQSDLHKVIVSPQPLTTDHIKVFLYQILRGLKYLHSAGILHRDIKPGNLLVNSNCLLKICDFGLARVEEPDPSRHMTQEVVTQYYRAPEVLMGCRHYGSAIDVWSVGCIFAELLGRRILFQAQSPIQQLDLITDLLGTPPLSALASACEGARAHILRGPHKPPSLSVLYMLSDGATHEAVHLLCRMLVFDPAKRISGGDALSHPYLDEGRLRYHTCMCQCCYSVPSGRVYTRDFEPAAERPFSHSYENSLLSVWQGKELIHRFITEHQQGKRVPLCINPQSAAFKTFIRSTAWHSSKVSRKEER; encoded by the exons ATGGCCTTCCACGGTGCTGGCCGCCAAACGCTCTGTGGCGACCTGTTCTCCGGCTCCGACTTGGCCCACAAGTACTTTTATGTCAACTCGTCTTGCGGGGCTCCCTCGGCCACTCTCAGTGCCACCCCGTGCGTCAGCGGTCCTCCGGCTGCCCCGGCTGGGACCCCCCGACACCCCACTGCCCTGGGGGGTGGCGCCGGTGGGGGAGCTGCTGTGCCGCAGCCATACAGCAACCCAGCCAGCGAGGTGCCCAGCCCTGCCGAGATGGAGCCCGATCGGCCCATTGGATACGGAGCCTTTGGCGTAGTCTG GTCGGTGACGGACCCTCGAGACGGCCGTAAGGTGGCGCTGAAGAAGATGCCCAATGTCTTCCAGAACCTGGTGTCGTGCAAACGCGTCTTCCGGGAGCTGCGCATGCTGTGCTTCTTCAAACATGACAAC GTGCTGTCGGCACTGGACATTTTACAGCCACCGCAGATCGACTGTTTCGAGGAGAT CTACGTGATCACGGAGCTGATGCAGAGCGACCTTCACAAGGTCATCGTGTCCCCTCAGCCGCTCACCACTGACCACATCAAGGTCTTCCTCTATCAGATCCTGCGAG GCCTCAAGTATCTCCACTCTGCCGGCATTCTGCACCGCGACATCAAAcccggcaaccttctggtcaaCAGCAACTGCCTGCTCAAG ATTTGTGATTTTGGGCTGGCGCGCGTGGAGGAACCAGACCCGTCACGGCACATGACTCAGGAGGTGGTGACGCAATACTATCGAGCACCCGAGGTGCTGATGGGCTGCCGCCATTACGGCTCGGCCATCGACGTGTGGTCGGTGGGCTGCATCTTCGCCGAGCTGCTGGGCCGTCGCATCCTCTTCCAGGCGCAGAGTCCCATCCAACAG CTGGACCTGATCACGGATCTGCTTGGAACACCGCCGCTGTCCGCCCTGGCGTCAGCCTGCGAGGGCGCTCGGGCTCACATCCTGCGTGGGCCGCACAAACCC CCGTCGCTGTCGGTGTTGTACATGTTATCGGACGGCGCCACCCACGAGGCGGTGCACCTGCTGTGCCGCATGCTGGTTTTCGACCCG GCCAAGCGCATCTCGGGTGGCGACGCGCTGTCGCACCCGTACCTGGACGAGGGCCGCCTGCGCTACCACACGTGCATGTGCCAGTGCTGCTACTCGGTGCCCAGCGGGCGCGTTTACACCCGAGACTTCGAGCCGGCTGCCGAGCGGCCCTTCAGCCACAGCTATGAGAACAGCCTGCTGTCGGTGTGGCAGGGCAAAG AGCTGATCCATCGCTTCATCACGGAGCACCAGCAAGGCAAGCGAGTCCCGCTGTGCATCAACCCTCAGAGCGCCGCCTTCAAGACCTTCATTAG GTCCACTGCCTGGCACTCATCCAAGGTGTCTCGCAAAGAGGAGAGATGA
- the maza gene encoding myc-associated zinc finger protein: MDTSWSNFLFQTPATPGQQEAPLQAELLPELSGPAQSPLAEHLVAPPSTVDTAALSEEPLPVKASPPKALRPAHICATCNKEFKNSYNLRRHQSVHTGIKMKDRVACDKDESAKALPKQSIPLSLLQLALPSETTAPDALDALPQSDQQVSVSIAPVTIAMAMQPPPQTIPSAAVVVVGAAAVEQNPSPVAVAPPNPGGGGANQVRKNHACEACGKAFRDVYHLNRHRLSHSDEKPYSCPICQQRFKRKDRMSYHVRSHQGGVEKPYVCPHCAKAFSRPDHLNSHVRQVHSTERPFKCTTCTSAFATRDRLRAHLIRHEEKVPCHICGKLLSAAYITDHMRVHNQSQHHSCHLCNRSFTTLTYLRVHAQKHHGQEWKESGGARGGFGGAGPGGVLLCQLCGVQCKTTTQLQGHMGTHANQAEPDPTGGLSDAPPGDDGSAAVGLLVTDCSSISAQTHS; the protein is encoded by the exons ATGGACACTTCGTGGAGCAATTTCCTCTTTCAG ACGCCGGCGACTCCAGGCCAGCAGGAGGCGCCCCTGCAGGCGGAGCTACTGCCTGAACTGAGCGGTCCGGCCCAAAGTCCGTTGGCCGAGCACCTGGTGGCGCCACCGTCCACCGTGGACACGGCCGCTCTCAGTGAGGAGCCGCTTCCTG TGAAAGCATCGCCGCCCAAAGCGCTCCGCCCCGCCCACATCTGCGCCACATGCAACAAGGAGTTCAAGAACAGCTACAACCTGCGGCGCCACCAATCGGTGCACACGGGCATCAAAATGAAGGACCGCGTCGCCTGCGACAAGGACGAGAGTGCCAAGGCACTCCCCAAGCAGAGCATCCCCCTCTCCCTCCTCCAGCTCGCCCTGCCGTCGGAGACCACCGCCCCCGACGCCCTGGACGCCCTCCCGCAATCCGACCAGCAGGTGTCGGTGTCCATCGCCCCGGTGACCATCGCCATGGCGATGCAGCCGCCACCGCAGACCATCCCGTcggcggcggtggtggtggtgggcgcCGCCGCTGTGGAGCAG AATCCCAGCCCAGTCGCCGTCGCGCCTCCCAATCCCGGTGGCGGCGGCGCCAACCAGGTACGCAAGAACCACGCGTGCGAGGCGTGCGGCAAGGCCTTCCGCGACGTCTACCACCTGAACCGCCACCGGCTGTCGCACTCGGACGAGAAGCCGTACTCGTGTCCCATCTGCCAGCAGCGCTTCAAGAGGAAAGACCGCATGAGCTACCACGTGCGCTCGCACCAGGGCGGCGTGGAGAAGCCCTACGTGTGCCCGCACTGCGCCAAGGCTTTCTCGCG GCCGGACCACCTCAACAGTCACGTGCGTCAGGTGCACTCCACTGAGAGACCCTTCAAATGCACG ACGTGCACGTCAGCGTTCGCCACGCGGGACCGCCTGCGGGCGCACCTGATTCGCCACGAGGAGAAGGTGCCATGTCATATCTGCGGGAAGCTCCTGTCGGCGGCGTACATCACGGACCACATGAGGGtccataaccaatcacagcaccaCTCCTGCCACCTTTGCAATCGCA GCTTCACCACGCTGACGTACTTGCGAGTGCACGCGCAGAAGCACCACGGCCAGGAGTGGAAGGAGAGCGGCGGCGCCCGTGGCGGCTTCGGCGGCGCGGGGCCCGGCGGGGTGCTCCTGTGCCAGCTGTGCGGCGTGCAGTGCAAGACCACCACCCAGCTGCAGGGCCACATGGGAACGCACGCCAACCAGGCCGAGCCCGACCCCACCGGCGGCCTGAGCGACGCTCCGCCTGGCGATGACGGCAGCGCGGCGGTGGGGCTGTTGGTCACTGACTGCTCCAGCATCAGCGCGCAGACGCACAGCTAG